The following is a genomic window from Numida meleagris isolate 19003 breed g44 Domestic line chromosome 25, NumMel1.0, whole genome shotgun sequence.
agtgggaggtGCACAGACAGCCTCGAAAGCCTCTAGGACACACTGAGAGAGGCTTCTGGGGTACACTGCGGGCTCCTCTGTGCGACCTAGAGAATCCTGGGCATCCCTGGGTGTACGCTCAGGTGTGGCGGAAGACATCGCAGGGGTCCTCAGGGTCCAGTAGGGCACACTGGGAAACTGGTGAAGAACCCCAGACTCTTCAAGTGAATTTGTTGTTGCAAAATGTCACCAGGTGTGGCAGAACAAAAGAGGCACAATTGCTGCAGGGAGTATTGTATGTTGGATTAAAACGCTGAGATTGTATTCACTTTATACAATGGACTTCAGGGTGTGCTGGAGCCCACCAGGGTGCCCTTGGAAGCCTCAAGGGCACAATGTGGGACTTCTATAGCATCGTAGTGAACACTGAGGAGCTCTGGGAGTACCCTAAGGTTCTTCAGAATAAGCTGGGGGCATTTTGGAGGCATCTAGGGCACACTTAGAAcacacagggctgctctggaagaaCACTAGCGTGTCCCAGAGCACATAGGGTGGCTCCTGAGAAGCCTCCAGGACGCTGTGGGAAGCATCTCAGCACACTGAGGAGCCCTGGGAGAACTCACTGGACACAGTGAGTGACACTCGCAGGAATCTTCTGCGATGCCTGGAAAACACCGGGGGGCCCTTGCGCGGGGCAGTGCCTGCAGGACCTCTCGGCGTCcagcaggtggcagcagagagccGCGGCGCTGGCGGGAGGTGCGAGAAGCGGTCCGCGGCTCTGCAAGGAAATAGCAGAAACACGGACAAGGAGCGGGAAGCGAGCAGGAAAACGCACCATGTCAAATTGATACCGGAAAAACACCACCACCTGAGCACCTGCCCATCCATGCCCGGACACTGCTCAGCAACGGGAAGCCGCATTTCCAGGAATGCCTCGGAACCCGACTTTGCTGACCAGCGTTGCCCAAACAGGTAAGGGCAATGGACAAGCACCAGTGTTTCCCAGTACATAGCGTGGCACAATATAGTGCTCCCAGAGCTCGTTACTGTGCTGTAGGGTGCCCTGCAGGCTTCCTGTCCTTTTCCTCTCGCCTTTCCCTTACTTTCCATGGGTGTTCtccttgctttgctctgttATTCCCATTCTCTTCCTCTACGTTGCTCAGACGTAGCACTTTCTTCATGAATATCGAATCCTAAAGCACTGCCATTCTGTTAGAGTTAGCCAGTCGGGTTGCACTGCATCACTTTTTTGCCTTGGATCTCACTCTAGGGCACCAGAGCATAGAGGCAGATTGTATCTGTGGGGTCCAGCTGGGGGGAAGCAGTTCTCTTGGTGGGGTCTGAGTGGccctaaccccaaccccaacaGTAATACTAATCATAAGCCTAACATCCCTGAAGATAGCTGTAATAACTTCCCAAAATAACTCTAACTCTACCCCTAAACCTGGCACTAAAATGATCTCTAATCTTAATAGCACAGCAAAGGCTGGCAAAGCTCAAAGTTGAACAGAACCCAAGGGGACCCAAATGGACTTCAGCAAACCCCAGTGTAGACCAGCAAACTTAAATCCATCCAAAACTATTagacagaaaagggaaatcCCCTCCTTACAGTGAAGGAGATaaatctccagagaagaagcaGCACGTAGGGAGCTGCTGTCAAGTGTCCCACATAAATCAGCTGAATGTTATACACACTGCCATGTATGTGCAGCCTAGGAAACCTCTAACAACACTTCAGACCATCAGTACCACTAGGACGTAAGACAAACACCAGCCCAGCCTGGCTCTCCCTCCTTCCAGGATAAGGTTCTACAAAACCTGACTGATGTTCTCTGGCACTTCCACCTCTTCTCACTGCTCAGGCTAATTTTAGAGCAAATAGGAGGGTCAAGCAGAGTCAAAACCACAGAACCAAGCAGCCTTCCCCCAGCACACCCAGCATCTCCAGGGTTTGCTTCCAGCACTCATGGCTTATCTTGCATGTACACCCCATAGGAACCCAGGTACATGATAAGCTGCAGCCAACTGCAAAACCACAGCTAACAAGTCTCTGCAGAAACTAGCATAATGCTTCTGATAGAACAGGAACCTCCTTTGCAGCTTGCAAAGATGATCCCTGAATACAGTTTCTAGCAAAAACAATGTAGGCTGGCCCAAAATGCTGCTCCCAGCATCTCCAGAGGAGATGGAAGTGCAAGCTGCACATGGCACAGAGCGGTCAAGAATGTTAAAACAAAACGGGCACATAAGAAGCAAACAGTTACAGGTGTCCTGCTCCAAGGAGGTGCACCACAGCCAGGTGGCTTCAAACCACTTGCAGCCACCCAGCCCATAGAGGTGCCGAGGCTTCCCCATGGCACTCCTGGTaagcacagcttttcttcagcaggGACACCAGGAAGCTGACGGCCAGGTGAAATTTGGAGACGAGTTTGTCCTTTGTGTTTTAATCCCTCTTCTCCATTTGTGGATGTCAGTGTTTTTGACTTTTTAAGCAGTTGCTGAAGTATGCAGTGCATCATAAACAAAATGCACCATCGCAAACCCTAATGGTGGCCATCCTCAGAAATCCACCCACACTCATCTTTTCAGTTCTCTGGTCGGAAGGTGTCCAGCTCAGGTTTCCAGTGGGTGTTCTTGTAGGTACAGGAGAGTAATCTGGGCACACTGATGAAAGCAGCACTTTCTattagtcacagaatcattaaggttggaaaagacctttaaggtcatcaaatccaaccatcaacccaaccccaccatgctGCTTATTGCAGCCCTGAGCACCTCACCAAAGGAAGGGCAATTATCATTCTTTGCAGAACAGGAATGTGCCACAGAGAGGCTGCTCCCAAAAGCCACGCAGATAAAAAAAGACCAATTCccagaaataaaaccaagttTACCTCAACCCCATTCTCCTGCATTAAGCTACAGGTTCTCCCCTCCCAAACCAAGAGGCACTGATCTCCTGCACAGATCACTGAGGTGTTCCAGCTCCTCGCTGCTATTGCCCTTCAAAGGACAGCAACTGAGCAAAGTCCCTCAGCACCAGATCTGCCAAATGtggaaacaaatgcagagcCCAGCCTGGAGGAAGTGAGATTTGTAAATCCCAGCGGATTTGTAGACCCAACAGTGCCCAGAAGTCAGCTGAGCTGTCAGATATGAAGGCTGACGTGCACAACCACTTGTGCCTTATAAAATACAAAGCCAGTATAAAATTGTGATGGCTAATTAAGCCTAACCCAGAGCTATCATGTTCAAACAGCCCAGATGTGGCCAAGGGTTGGCCATCAGGTCTCACCTTTGCCTGGAAGACAACAGCAGGCCTGGCCTATGGGATCTACCCTACCCatgcaggagctgggagccaGTAGCATGCTCCATGGAAGACTGATGCtggaaccatggaatcattagagctggaaaagacctctgagattcTCAAGTCCAAGCCCAATCCAATGACAACAGTGACTCTGTAGATGTGAAACCAACATGCCAACTGGAGAGCAATACTCTGATTCCACCGTCAGTCATCTCTCTCTCTTAACCTCCTGTGTGCTGTTTCAGATGGGCACAGCACCACATCACACAAACCGCATTATCTGTCTGATGGaactaaaccatgtttctcaaTTTGTAACCCCAAAGCCACCTTTGGCGTTACAATCAATCACCTTTATGCCATAACTCCCCTCTCAGGCGTTGCCGCCAGGCCTACAAATCCTGCCCCTCCCCAACCGCCATCTTGGGCGCGGCAAATGCggaaggaggaaggcaggcGCCATCTTGAGCGCGGCAGAGCCAGAAGGCCGTTGGGAGGCGCCATCTTGATTGCTCGATTTGGCAGAGGGCGGCGCCATCTTGAGAGtgacagaaagaagaggacCGGGGGCGGCCATCTTGAGTGTGGTATAGCGGGAGGGAGACGCCATTGTGAGTGCTTGATATGGCACAGAGGGGGACACCATCTTGAGAGTGTCAGATGGAGAACGGGGGCGGCCATCTTGAGTGTAGTAGAGCGGGAGGGAGACTCCATCTTGAGTGTGGCAGAACCCTTTCCTCTCCACTCCTCCCAAGTTTAAACGCTCCCAGACACAGACCAGACAGAGGAAGCTGGAAAATTAACGTTTAACTGAGGAAATCATTATCTGCACAGGTCAGAGTACCCGCTGGGacagtgctgcacagccacagcccagctcccacaCACCCGCAGCCCTCCCGGCTTTCAGGGCCACACGCTGGGTCCCTATTGTGCGGATGAGGGACACACAGCCATCCTCCGTCCATGGAAGCCTCCAGCCCTTCCCTCGCTGCTCAcctgggggaggaggaaaggagaaaaatgaaagattgcCCAGAGAGAGGGCAGCCcacccagcagcaggctgcacctGCCCGGCGCtccttccagcactgcctgcagagaTCTCCTCAGGGCCGCGTTGCTGCcatccagagctgctgccagacGGCTGCGGTGGGACGGggtgagctgcaggcagagcagacagTGAACCACAGGACGCCACGAGGTGGAAGGGAGCTGCTAAGGATCACTGGCTCCAAGGCAGGCCACACTCACCTGGCTGCGGTACGTGGTGACTATGGCTGTTACCAGCTTGGCGTAGCTCAGCGATGCGGTGAAGGCTGGGGCCTGCCGGCACAGGGTGAGCACCAGGAGGTCGAAGAGCtcagagggcagcagctcctgcaagaGAGCCAGGAGCATTGCAGGCCTTcgccccagtgctgctggagctgcccatggatgcagcctcacctgcctccccagcactgccagcaccacCGGCAGCAGCTTCTCAGACAGAGGGACCGCCAGCACCTGGCTGCAAAACACAGGGAAATGTGCCACGCTGCTCACACGGCCTTgctggctgtgtgctctgcagctcGTCATCTCTTACCCCAGCACCATTCTCACAGAGTCAGGCTCCAGGCACTCCTCTACGAGCTCACACACCAGCTTGATCTGCTCAGTGCCTGCAAGGGTAAAGATGAGGCTGCCTAATCCATGGGGGTGTGCTGACCCTTCCTGCCGCCCCTCCAGCCAAGGGGATGTCCCAGTCAGGACACCCACAAATCAAGTGGTGCCTCCTTCTGCTGTTCGGAGAACTCAGCATCCTTCATTCATCTGCAAAGGTTGAATTGCCAGCAGCCCTCAGCAATGGGGGATGCTGCCCTGCTGAGGGTTTAGAATCACTGAAgtcagaaaagacctctgagatcatcaagtccagccatcattaaaccatgtccccaagtgccacatctctacgTCTGTGCAGGGTTCTCTTATTCCACCAGCAATGCCTCCCTCAGGCAGTTTCAGCACAGCATTAGGCACTGTCAGGAATCCCCAAGTCCATGGAGGGATGGCAGCTCTCCTCCAAGAAAGTTGATGCTGGAAACCAGTGTCACCTCCCTCCCTGTCTATCCCAGGCATCTTTACACTCCTCTCCCATCCCAGCTTCCACATGCTCACTTGCTCAGATTGCACCAGTGCTGCAGTTCCTAACACACATTTGGGACGATAAATGCCCTCAAAGAGACAGCACCCTGCAGTCAGGGCTTCCCCACAGCCCTCcctccagctgcccccagcacctcccacGCCTCCCCATCAGGGCAGCCCAGCACACCTTGCCCCGGCTCCTGCAGGACTGGAGCCACCAGGACCTGACAGAAGGGCTCCGAGTACTTTGAGCAGAACGAGGTGAGGGCAGCCATAAGGTGGCGGGAGGGTGGCTGTGCAAGGGACAGGACCTGTGGGTAGAAAAGGCAGAAGTGGGGACCTGGAAAGGGAAACAGGGCACACTCAGGCTGGGAAAGCTCTGCCCAAGCACTTACTCGTGGGAGGAAGAGCTGCTCAGCCAGGACAGCCGCGCTGGCATAGCTGAGGTCAGGTGTGAGAGACAGCAACCAGCTGCAGAACcgcaccaggagctgctctggaCACGTggagagctggaggaaggagcACAGCCCCTCGAGCTGGGGACAGAAGAGGGGACAGGGCTGTtagggacagcagcagcactaccAGCTGTCAGGACACCAGTGCTCACCTGGCTTGGAGAGCAGCTGTTGAGGATGTGCAGCTCAGGTGGGAtgctcagctctgtgtgctgcagggaaaCACCATCCTTGTGTAACGCACCAAACAAACCAAGCCACAAAATGCTGCTTCTAGGGCTTTTCCCTACTGCCTTCCAGCCTGACCCACCCGCAGCAAAGGAGGTGACAGCTGAGCTGTTATCCCCTGCCAGTCACCTTGTGAAACCCATCTCCTCTCCCACTCCCTTCTGGAGGCCCTGGAATGAGCCCACTCAGCCCATCTGCATCAAGGATAAAGGCAAAAGCAATCACTTACGTGGGcctcttgcagcagcagcattttcagcCTCGGTCCATGCATctagagaaagaacagaagtcAGACTCTAGAAGTTCACTGGCTGAAAGAGAGGAGCAAAACCTGCAGAggtggggagctgctggctcagTTTGCTTCCTGATTTCTAGGAGAAGTACTTTGGGAAGCAGCATCCCCAAGCGTCATAAATCCCAAACAAGAATCTCTAAGGCATCCATGCCATACACACAGCAGCAGTCTGAAGGCACCCAGGGGACTTCTTCcacagcagagaagctgtggaggtGTCCCCAGGAGTCAGAGGGATGCTCCAAGAACAGCAGCCACCTCACCACAAGGCAGGGAAGGCACAACAAAGGGAGTTCAGAGAGGTAGCGTGGAGATAGATTCAAACCCAAAGTTGAAGACCCTCCTAATACCTGGATAAAGGACTGGACTTCCACTGCCACGTCCGGCCCTGAAATCCTCCTGGGCTCCTTGTCTGCGTCCTGTGGGGGGCTTtccagggcagccccagccgGGCTCTGCGCTGATCCATCCCCTGATGTCTCCCCAGGCACCTCCTCTCCCACTCCTCCTGTGCCATCCAGACCTCCCTGCAGCTCAAACACCGCATCCTCCAGCAGCGgcctcttcccctccctctcctcacTCAGCTCCAGACTTTCCTCCAGCACCTTCTTGCGCTTCCCCCCTGGGAGCACGCAACCAGCCGCATCCCCGTCCTGCTTGCTGAAGCACCACTTCAGTTTCCTTTgcccctctgctttgctctgggcAATTTTCTGGCACAGacacctgagctgctgctggcaggtggCCGTCAGGGCagagggaggtggggaggagcTCTCCTCTccccgcagcagcagcacccccagTGCCTGCACCCAGGGGTCCGGCTGGGGgtcctgccctgcagcatgcagcagctgGCGGAGGCAGTCTGTGGGTACCACTGCTGCTACTGCATGCAGCAGGGTGAAGAGGTTCCTCTGGCACACGACAGGGAGCAACAGCAGCCGTGGTTTGctggaaaaggggagaaaaagaagtggCTGCGTCACCGCGaagcactgcacagctctgggtCCTTATGTGCCCTCCTGAGCTGTGGAGAGAGGGGTAATAGGAGGAGAAAGTTGGAGGGAACAGCAAACGCCTCCAGTAGGTTTTGCAGTAAAGCAGTGGGCACTGTGCATGGCATTGCACATGGACCACTGCACAGGATGCACAGGAATGATGCACCCAACCTCCCACTGAGCCCTGAATTTTGGGGATCGCAGCTGACTCACACAGCCAGGGCCCCATCCGGCCCCTCCAGCGTCGGCTCCTCCGCGCACAGTGCGTCCACAAAGCTCCGCCAGGGGAACGCCTGCCCCGGTCCTTCCTGGGCCTCCACCCGCTGCAGTGCACGGAGAGCAGCCAGCGTCCCAGTGGGGCCGGAGGAGAGAGCGTAGAGCAGCAGGCGGCAGGGCTtggccaggagctgcagccaggggagCTCCATCTGCCTGCAGGGAaaccgggggggggggagccCGGCACGGGGCCGGGAGGAGCAGCGCCTCCAGTGACCCGCCGGGTGCTTCCAGAGCCCAGCAGTGGGGGTTGCGTGGGGGGTGCACGGTTAGGGGGGGGGACCCCACGAGGCGTTACCCCGCATTACCCGGCCGAGGGTCACAGCTGCGCTGCGGGGCACCTCCACGCCCCGTTCTCCGGGGGCATCCGCAGCTCCAAGCGGAACGCAGAGCGCTGCCCGCGTTCACCCTCCGCTCCACTGCGCGTCCCCCTGCCCGTCCGCGGTGGGGGAAAGATGGGGCGAGCGGCCGGGCCCCCCCCCACGCGCCGTACGGAGCCCACTCGCGCCACTTCCGCACCCGCCCCGCCAAAAAAAAAGCGCGCGCTGTATGCAAATCATGCCACGTGCCAAGTGCTAAGGAGCCCTTAAAGGAGAACGCGCACAGATCGCACCGACCGCCGCGCGGGCAGGAGGTCTGAAGGCAGCGTCAGCAGCGCGTTTTATTTCGTGATTCTCAGGTTTCGgtaaaagcagtttaaaaacaCGCCCCGGGGCAGCCCGGCTCCCCACTGCCCTCAGCCCTCTGTGTATTAAAACCTCCCGCCGCGTCTGccagaggagcagagggcaACAGAAGGGGCTGAGCCCCACCGCCCCGCACACCCGCCCCATCGCCCGGCTCCACGGGCTCCAgccaggcacacagcagccagATCATCCCAttcccccatcccacagccacCCCCAAAGCAAAGCCAGGAACAGCTCAAAGCGTTAAAAGCGCATGATTCCATTCACAGAAGACACTTCCTCGACGACAAAAGCACTCAGTGAGTGCCCAGGGGGGGTCCCACGGCTCAGTCTGAGTCGCTGCCGTCCCCAAAGAACATCTCACAGCTATAACTTGTGTACAGCAAGTCCAACTCCAGCAGAGCGCTGGTGACAGCCCATTCGACCATGTGGAActcatcttcttcctcatcAGAGCTCTCTGACGGAGAGGGGCTGCGTTCCTACGGCACAGGACAGAGGGTGAGCCCAGGCCCCGTGGTGCCCCGGCCCCAAAGGACGCATTGCCCCACTCACAGCGCGCATCCTCGGGCGCTGCCGGCCACGCCGCGGCGGTGGTCGCCCACGAGGCAGCTCATGCAGGTAGATGCAGTCGGACCCGAATGGGCAGCGGCCGCGGTTCCGTGTGAAGAACTTGCACCTGATTTTCCTGCAGGGTTCAAACAGCAGTTGTGAGCGCTGCCGGAGCGGCGTGGAGCCCGCGGTGCTGTGCACTCACCCCATCCGTGCCTTGAAGCTTTTgatgagctgctgcttctcatctcCATCCGAGACCCAGTACTTGTGGGGGATGTAGTAGGGAGAGGTGAGCCGGCACTCCGGGCAGGCCCTGGGTGAAcgcatagaatcattaaggttggaagaaCTCAGAGATCCTCGAgtcccaccccaccccaccatgcccacatccctcagtgtcACACCTTGAAcctctccagggacagtgactccaccactccctgggtaTCCTGTGCCAATGCCTGACCATCTTTCTGATAAgacttttttcctaatatccaacctgaaatggGTCCTAAAAGGGGAGCAGCCcctggcagagctcagcacccaCGTGGAGTCACTCAGCATCTGCGTTCCCTCCCCATGGCAGCTCCCAGACCCAAGGAAAGACTTCAGGGCGCGGAGCAGTGGGACAGTGAccccatccctgtgctgccCCAGGTGTCACACTCACTTGATGACCGCTCTTGGGAAGTCCCGGCTGCGTCGCCACGTGcggatgcagcccaggcagaacgcgtggctgcagctggggaggatCCCAAAGAGCCGCTCCTCTGGCAGCGCCTTCCCATACACCTGCTCCATGCAGATGCCGCACACCACGGCCTCGCTGTGTGCCCTCAGATCTGCGGTGGGCGCCGGAGCTGCGGCAGCACCGTGCTCCGTGGGGtcctgcaagcagagcagcacagcgctgcagCACCCGGCCCCACACTTGGGGGTCACATGGGGTGACAAGGGCTGCACAACCGTGGGACTGAACCCACCTCCAGGCGCTGAGCCCACGCTGTCTCCATTGTTTTGCTGGGGGCTGGGGAACTGGGATCCCGTCTCAGCCCCTTCAGGTGGGGGCCTGCGGGCACAGGAGCTGTTAGAAAAGCACATCCCACCGCAGCATCGGgtccagctgcctgcaggacgCGGGCTCAGTGCTTAGGTGCCCCCCACCCTCACAAAGGGACCTGGAAGgttccccacagccccagcatgGCCCTGTCTGGAGATGGGGGAGGAAGATCTGGGACACGGGCAGACAAACGCAGGATAC
Proteins encoded in this region:
- the FANCE gene encoding Fanconi anemia group E protein, with translation MELPWLQLLAKPCRLLLYALSSGPTGTLAALRALQRVEAQEGPGQAFPWRSFVDALCAEEPTLEGPDGALAVKPRLLLLPVVCQRNLFTLLHAVAAVVPTDCLRQLLHAAGQDPQPDPWVQALGVLLLRGEESSSPPPSALTATCQQQLRCLCQKIAQSKAEGQRKLKWCFSKQDGDAAGCVLPGGKRKKVLEESLELSEEREGKRPLLEDAVFELQGGLDGTGGVGEEVPGETSGDGSAQSPAGAALESPPQDADKEPRRISGPDVAVEVQSFIQMHGPRLKMLLLQEAHHTELSIPPELHILNSCSPSQLEGLCSFLQLSTCPEQLLVRFCSWLLSLTPDLSYASAAVLAEQLFLPRVLSLAQPPSRHLMAALTSFCSKYSEPFCQVLVAPVLQEPGQGTEQIKLVCELVEECLEPDSVRMVLGQVLAVPLSEKLLPVVLAVLGRQELLPSELFDLLVLTLCRQAPAFTASLSYAKLVTAIVTTYRSQLTPSHRSRLAAALDGSNAALRRSLQAVLEGAPGR
- the LOC110388163 gene encoding probable E3 ubiquitin-protein ligase makorin-1 isoform X1 codes for the protein MARRAPRLGTALRDGAAPPSTPRSSRCPRGTAAARCPPAGGGQSRGRRPGAGGGAWHSSAHSTTRAAFGLPRVEGEDGEENVPAPGDPPGWAVRGGFVPARARGAAGPHLKGLRRDPSSPAPSKTMETAWAQRLEDPTEHGAAAAPAPTADLRAHSEAVVCGICMEQVYGKALPEERLFGILPSCSHAFCLGCIRTWRRSRDFPRAVIKACPECRLTSPYYIPHKYWVSDGDEKQQLIKSFKARMGKIRCKFFTRNRGRCPFGSDCIYLHELPRGRPPPRRGRQRPRMRAERSPSPSESSDEEEDEFHMVEWAVTSALLELDLLYTSYSCEMFFGDGSDSD
- the LOC110388163 gene encoding probable E3 ubiquitin-protein ligase makorin-1 isoform X3, which produces MARRAPRLGTALRDGAARPHLKGLRRDPSSPAPSKTMETAWAQRLEDPTEHGAAAAPAPTADLRAHSEAVVCGICMEQVYGKALPEERLFGILPSCSHAFCLGCIRTWRRSRDFPRAVIKACPECRLTSPYYIPHKYWVSDGDEKQQLIKSFKARMGKIRCKFFTRNRGRCPFGSDCIYLHELPRGRPPPRRGRQRPRMRAERSPSPSESSDEEEDEFHMVEWAVTSALLELDLLYTSYSCEMFFGDGSDSD
- the LOC110388163 gene encoding probable E3 ubiquitin-protein ligase makorin-1 isoform X2 — encoded protein: MEPGSLVAPGPRRGCGGCVRPLCRNFARGSCSWGQRCRFSHGTKGTAPRHRAPGRRCATTRAAFGLPRVEGEDGEENVPAPGDPPGWAVRGGFVPARARGAAGPHLKGLRRDPSSPAPSKTMETAWAQRLEDPTEHGAAAAPAPTADLRAHSEAVVCGICMEQVYGKALPEERLFGILPSCSHAFCLGCIRTWRRSRDFPRAVIKACPECRLTSPYYIPHKYWVSDGDEKQQLIKSFKARMGKIRCKFFTRNRGRCPFGSDCIYLHELPRGRPPPRRGRQRPRMRAERSPSPSESSDEEEDEFHMVEWAVTSALLELDLLYTSYSCEMFFGDGSDSD